A genomic region of Cannabis sativa cultivar Pink pepper isolate KNU-18-1 chromosome 1, ASM2916894v1, whole genome shotgun sequence contains the following coding sequences:
- the LOC133039951 gene encoding uncharacterized protein LOC133039951 yields MDKFHNVFPKDICILTDEFGQRVRALYKESREENNNVCKTNEELMMFGEGTRPIRGRIWSDVNYFYVPWNDDKHWMLVVVDRHSWTILIYDSIPDHWISIEAMKKSVEPLAAYFPFLLKNSCHIGSLHHQCSDLMSIKVAPANTVPLNKRTGDCGIFMLKTMEMHIAGKCNESATMLLNDDNIDTYRKAYAVQLYVGSADP; encoded by the exons ATGGATAAGTTTCATAATGTCTTTCCAAAAGATATATGCATATTGACAGATGAGTTTGGACAGCGTGTGCGTGCTCTGTACAAAGAATCTCGAGAGGAGAACAATAATGTATGTAAGACCAATGAAGAGCTAATGATGTTTGGCGAAGGTACCAGGCCAATTAGAGGAAGAATTTGGTCAGATGTCAATTACTTCTATGTGCCTTGGAATGATGATAAACACTGGATGTTAGTGGTAGTTGACAGACATAGTTGGACAATATTGATTTATGACTCGATTCCAGATCACTGGATCTCCATAGAGGCAATGAAAAAATCTGTGGAGCCACTTGCAGCATATTTTCCTTTTTTACTTAAAAACAGTTGCCATATTGGGAGCCTCCATCATCAGTGTAGTGATCTCATGAGTATAAAAGTAGCTCCTGCAAATACTGTTCCTCTGAACAAGAGAAC CGGAGATTGTGGTATATTCATGCTTAAGACAATGGAAATGCACATTGCTGGTAAGTGCAACGAGTCAGCTACAATGTTGCTCAACGACGACAACATAGATACATACAGGAAGGCATATGCAGTTCAATTATATGTGGGTAGTGCAGATCCTTAA